From a region of the Nonlabens sp. Hel1_33_55 genome:
- the lnt gene encoding apolipoprotein N-acyltransferase — MLKNFLLAILSGILFWLGWPTYGFPLLLFFAFIPLLIVEYNMRLQSAKATGWKVLGFSYLTFLIWNMATTSWLYFATPFGMWFAVLVNSLLMALVFWCYHLFARRATTGASLSFLACIWIGFEYLHLHWDFSWPWLNLGNGFSEYTSWIQWYEYTGTFGGTLWVLATNISLYLLWKRFRESETKFNLFVSVKVTRISLTLIGIPILISLFLKPDDALDGDTSEVVIIQPNIDPYAEKYNTDNLSIANLLLQLSQPYIDSTTDLIIAPETVLARSIELGTVELEPSVGFLQQYIQQRPNMSYLGGISLLERFRDEEKITTQSNYYAQGEFYYNDFNSALFLKDAALPELYHKSKLVVGVENFPYKSILQPILGDAMIDLGGTVATKTTQEDRAVFETAQGSKVAPIICYESVYGDYVSDYVKNGAQFLAIITNDAWWGNTQGHQQHLSLARLRAVETRRWIARSANTGISAVIAPSGTVTERLDYEKQGAIKATVGLSDELTFYSNHGDYIARIAMGMGIFILLFGIFKRGTMKRK, encoded by the coding sequence ATGTTGAAGAATTTCTTACTTGCCATACTATCTGGAATACTATTTTGGCTAGGCTGGCCCACCTATGGGTTTCCGCTATTATTGTTTTTTGCGTTCATACCATTGTTGATTGTTGAGTACAATATGCGACTACAATCTGCTAAAGCCACTGGTTGGAAGGTATTAGGGTTTTCCTATTTGACATTTCTTATTTGGAATATGGCGACTACATCATGGTTGTATTTTGCAACACCATTTGGGATGTGGTTTGCGGTGCTAGTGAACTCATTACTAATGGCCTTGGTATTCTGGTGTTATCATTTATTTGCACGCAGGGCGACTACCGGTGCATCTCTTAGTTTTCTTGCCTGCATCTGGATAGGGTTTGAATACCTGCACCTACATTGGGATTTTTCATGGCCGTGGCTCAACCTTGGGAACGGCTTTAGCGAATACACCTCATGGATTCAATGGTATGAATACACAGGAACTTTTGGTGGTACGTTGTGGGTTTTAGCTACAAATATCTCGTTGTATTTATTGTGGAAACGCTTTCGCGAAAGCGAAACAAAATTCAATCTTTTCGTTTCTGTCAAGGTAACTCGCATCTCATTGACCTTAATTGGAATTCCGATTTTGATCTCTTTGTTCTTAAAGCCAGACGATGCATTAGATGGCGATACTAGCGAAGTTGTCATCATTCAACCGAATATTGATCCTTATGCCGAAAAGTACAATACAGATAATCTAAGTATAGCAAACCTTCTATTGCAGCTTTCTCAACCTTATATAGACTCAACTACAGATCTTATTATCGCACCAGAAACTGTTCTTGCAAGATCTATCGAACTCGGCACCGTTGAATTGGAACCCAGCGTGGGGTTTCTGCAACAATATATTCAGCAACGACCTAATATGTCGTATTTAGGTGGTATTTCTTTGCTGGAAAGATTTAGGGATGAAGAGAAAATTACCACACAAAGTAATTACTATGCGCAAGGTGAGTTTTACTACAACGATTTTAATAGTGCGCTATTTTTGAAAGATGCTGCCCTTCCAGAGCTTTACCACAAATCAAAACTAGTAGTAGGCGTTGAGAACTTTCCTTATAAAAGCATTTTACAGCCCATACTAGGTGATGCGATGATAGATTTGGGAGGCACGGTTGCTACCAAAACTACTCAAGAAGATCGAGCAGTGTTTGAAACAGCCCAAGGAAGCAAAGTAGCACCCATCATTTGCTATGAATCGGTTTATGGAGATTATGTGAGCGACTATGTGAAAAATGGCGCCCAGTTTCTCGCCATTATCACCAACGACGCCTGGTGGGGAAACACACAAGGCCACCAGCAACACCTGAGCCTAGCTAGATTAAGAGCTGTTGAGACCAGAAGATGGATTGCGCGCAGTGCCAATACTGGGATTAGTGCGGTAATAGCTCCATCTGGAACCGTTACAGAACGATTAGACTATGAAAAACAAGGAGCTATTAAAGCAACAGTTGGATTATCTGATGAACTTACCTTCTACTCCAATCATGGTGATTATATCGCAAGAATTGCGATGGGAATGGGCATCTTTATTTTGCTATTCGGGATTTTTAAAAGAGGTACCATGAAGCGGAAGTGA
- a CDS encoding PorV/PorQ family protein produces MFLLCFAFAKAQTSRAYSNEFLNIGVDAAALGMSNAVVAGTGNVNSGYWNPAGLMQLEERELSLMHASYFANIAQYNYGAYAMPIDDRSAFAFSIIRFSVDDILNTTQLIDDQGNINYDRISTFSTADWAFTLSYARESKLDGFSYGGNVKIIRRIIGDFASSIGFGLDIGLQMQRGDWKLGLMARDITTTYNTWSIDEDEFATVQGAVENQNQDLPETTEITLPKLQLGIAREFTFHYDHVLTAEVDLNMRFIQTNDIISSSNVSATPALGLEYGYTDLIFVRAGMGNFQNELQLDGNDNVTFQPNIGIGFKYKGISVDYALTDIGDSSAALYSNIFSLNVDLSVFGQ; encoded by the coding sequence ATGTTTTTGCTGTGTTTCGCTTTCGCGAAAGCGCAAACCTCAAGAGCCTATTCCAACGAATTCTTAAATATAGGAGTCGACGCCGCTGCGCTGGGAATGAGCAATGCCGTTGTCGCGGGAACCGGCAATGTCAATTCAGGATACTGGAATCCAGCTGGATTGATGCAACTGGAAGAGCGAGAACTTTCACTCATGCATGCCAGCTATTTTGCCAATATCGCTCAATATAACTATGGCGCTTATGCGATGCCTATTGATGATCGCAGTGCTTTTGCGTTTTCTATCATTAGGTTTTCAGTAGATGACATACTCAACACGACCCAATTAATAGACGATCAAGGGAATATCAATTATGACCGTATTTCTACCTTCTCTACAGCAGATTGGGCATTCACTCTATCTTATGCGCGTGAGTCAAAACTAGATGGGTTTTCATATGGCGGTAACGTCAAAATCATTCGTAGAATCATTGGTGATTTTGCGAGCTCCATAGGATTTGGTCTGGATATAGGCCTGCAGATGCAGCGCGGTGACTGGAAATTAGGTTTGATGGCGCGCGATATTACAACTACCTATAATACTTGGTCCATTGATGAAGATGAATTTGCCACGGTACAAGGTGCTGTTGAAAACCAAAACCAAGACCTTCCAGAAACTACTGAAATTACACTACCTAAGTTACAATTAGGGATTGCTAGAGAGTTCACTTTCCACTACGACCATGTTTTGACTGCAGAAGTTGACCTCAATATGAGGTTCATACAGACCAATGATATTATTTCCAGCAGCAATGTGAGCGCCACGCCAGCTTTGGGTCTTGAATATGGCTATACAGATTTGATATTTGTGCGTGCCGGTATGGGAAACTTCCAGAATGAATTGCAACTGGACGGTAATGACAACGTGACGTTCCAGCCCAACATTGGAATTGGTTTCAAGTACAAGGGAATCTCAGTTGACTATGCGCTTACTGATATTGGTGATTCCAGCGCGGCTCTTTATTCCAACATTTTCTCATTGAATGTGGATCTGTCTGTGTTTGGTCAATAG
- a CDS encoding CDP-alcohol phosphatidyltransferase family protein has translation MKQWIPNIITLFNLLCGCIAAVFAFNDDLITAGIFVAAGIFFDFFDGLAARMLKVSSELGGQLDSMADLVTSGLVPGIAMYQMLNDALGVSIFDDAVSFQTVANEYSITSPYVPIIGFLITAASALRLARFNLDTRQTDSFIGVPTPANAILIISLAIIVQTTHLDWIYGLLSNPYILTGIILLSCYLLNAELPLFALKFKNFGFKGNEIRWIFLLLCLILIITLQLYAVPCIIVLYLLMSLLNNAITKNNTLY, from the coding sequence ATGAAACAATGGATTCCAAATATCATCACTCTTTTCAATCTATTATGTGGTTGCATCGCTGCTGTGTTTGCTTTTAATGATGATTTGATTACTGCTGGAATTTTTGTTGCTGCAGGAATATTCTTTGACTTTTTTGACGGCCTTGCCGCTAGAATGCTCAAAGTAAGTAGTGAGTTGGGTGGTCAGTTAGATTCCATGGCAGACCTTGTAACAAGTGGTCTTGTGCCTGGAATCGCCATGTACCAAATGCTTAACGATGCGCTAGGTGTGAGCATTTTTGATGATGCGGTATCGTTTCAAACAGTAGCAAACGAATATTCTATTACCAGTCCTTACGTTCCCATAATAGGTTTCTTGATTACTGCGGCAAGTGCGTTGAGGTTAGCGCGTTTCAACCTGGATACCAGACAAACCGATTCTTTTATAGGCGTACCAACTCCAGCGAATGCCATCCTAATTATATCACTTGCCATAATTGTTCAAACCACGCACTTGGATTGGATTTATGGATTATTGAGTAATCCTTATATTCTGACTGGAATTATATTGTTGAGCTGTTATTTGCTTAATGCAGAACTGCCTTTGTTTGCATTAAAGTTCAAAAACTTTGGGTTCAAAGGGAACGAGATACGATGGATTTTCCTGTTGCTTTGCTTGATATTAATCATCACGCTACAACTTTATGCAGTGCCTTGTATTATCGTGTTGTATCTATTGATGAGTTTGCTTAACAATGCGATTACTAAGAATAATACGCTGTATTAA
- the lptB gene encoding LPS export ABC transporter ATP-binding protein, protein MQEKLTADNLQKAYKGRPVVKGVSLEVNQGEIVGLLGPNGAGKTTTFYMMVGLVKPTGGKVFLNDTDITKYAMYKRAQNGIGYLAQEASVFRKLSIEDNILGVLQLTDLSKKEQLERRDMLLEEFGLTDRRKRRGDLLSGGERRRTEIARALATNPNFILLDEPFAGVDPVAVEDIQRIVAQLTKKNIGILITDHNVQETLAITDRTYLMFEGKILKQGNPEELAEDEVVRRVYLGQNFELRKKKIFD, encoded by the coding sequence ATGCAAGAAAAGTTAACCGCAGATAATCTCCAGAAAGCCTATAAAGGCAGGCCAGTAGTAAAAGGCGTATCTCTAGAAGTAAACCAAGGTGAGATCGTAGGACTTTTAGGACCTAATGGTGCTGGAAAAACTACGACTTTTTACATGATGGTAGGTCTTGTAAAACCTACTGGCGGTAAGGTTTTTCTAAATGATACCGATATCACCAAATACGCCATGTACAAGCGCGCGCAAAACGGTATAGGTTACCTAGCACAGGAAGCATCGGTTTTTAGAAAGTTATCGATTGAGGATAACATTTTAGGTGTTTTGCAATTGACTGATCTTTCCAAAAAAGAACAGTTGGAAAGGCGCGATATGTTGCTGGAGGAATTTGGCCTGACCGACAGACGCAAACGCCGCGGTGATTTATTATCTGGTGGTGAACGTCGCCGTACAGAGATTGCCAGAGCACTAGCCACAAATCCTAATTTCATATTGTTGGATGAACCATTTGCAGGTGTCGATCCAGTTGCCGTTGAAGACATCCAGCGTATTGTTGCCCAATTGACTAAAAAGAACATTGGTATTCTTATCACAGATCACAACGTTCAAGAGACTCTTGCTATTACAGATCGAACCTACCTCATGTTTGAAGGTAAAATTCTCAAACAAGGAAATCCAGAGGAACTAGCCGAAGACGAAGTCGTACGACGAGTTTATTTAGGACAGAACTTTGAACTTAGAAAGAAGAAAATCTTTGATTAA
- a CDS encoding phosphatase PAP2 family protein: MNDLKDLDWDATIALNDWGNDVVDLFFNTITHKLYSIPLYLVLLYFFYKKLGWKNTMISVVAIAILIAASDQIANLFKDGFERLRPFREPALDGLISKVGRSGGTFGFYSAHASSAVGLATFVCLLLWNTQRLLCVVTIIWAMLVAYSRVYLGLHYLGDILMGAVMGILLGLICFKLFAFAKARYGTKTK; this comes from the coding sequence ATGAATGATCTCAAGGATCTGGATTGGGATGCCACGATCGCTCTTAATGATTGGGGAAACGATGTGGTTGACCTATTCTTTAACACCATCACCCACAAGTTGTATTCCATACCATTATACCTGGTTTTGCTCTATTTTTTCTATAAAAAACTGGGATGGAAAAACACAATGATTAGCGTTGTAGCCATTGCTATACTCATTGCGGCAAGTGATCAAATTGCTAATCTTTTCAAGGATGGTTTTGAAAGGTTAAGACCGTTTAGAGAACCGGCGCTTGATGGGCTCATTTCCAAAGTAGGTCGCAGTGGCGGCACCTTCGGGTTTTATAGTGCTCATGCTAGTAGCGCAGTTGGTCTGGCGACTTTCGTTTGTTTATTACTCTGGAATACCCAACGTCTATTGTGTGTCGTGACGATCATATGGGCAATGTTGGTCGCTTACAGCCGGGTTTATCTTGGTTTGCATTACTTGGGAGACATTTTAATGGGCGCCGTTATGGGAATATTATTAGGCCTGATCTGTTTTAAGTTGTTCGCTTTCGCGAAAGCGAGATATGGTACAAAAACAAAGTAA